One stretch of Miscanthus floridulus cultivar M001 chromosome 18, ASM1932011v1, whole genome shotgun sequence DNA includes these proteins:
- the LOC136524835 gene encoding uncharacterized protein, with translation MPPTRRARSPGATPPSPYAIKGWLSRCRCSTRSRNGRRVAAGTDDDPLAILPDELLFESIFSRVFSDAADIARCAAACRRWGRIVAARGATAICRSLPPPDRLLPHLALGFFHGGTDDGNTRRRLLAASSQPSPWFVPMASATRLIGSPFPGLLLGGSLFHHARPVASRNGLVVLELWSVGARRAEDLALAVCNPMTGDVALLPPLAGPGHDYACALLTADDLLDEHGPPRPRRPGLLFSLVLVYNRRGFTALRCYTTSSSSDGDGSWGPEARKPGAKIKGHILRHLGQAVVLAGVAYWPMYLGALGVRLDGAGAGVVDVCMVPYSSPNALPGNRLLGTTPDGRLSFISVGVFLDMFSFRVETLDLRSIDDMSTAADRWERPKLIDLHQLKVSTTTHIKLRWLCEKSGTLFFTVVGEGASTSGAFALNLATMSFEKLADGAECNSWTSFCGYEMDHTALIASITARFT, from the coding sequence ATGCCTCCAACGCGACGTGCCCGCTCTCCCGGCGCGACGCCGCCGTCGCCCTACGCCATCAAAGGGTGGCTATCCCGCTGCCGCTGCTCAACGAGGAGCCGAAACGGCAGGCGCGTCGCCGCCGGTACCGACGACGACCCCCTGGCCATCCTGCCCGACGAGCTTCTCTTCGAGTCCATCTTCTCCCGGGTGTTCTCGGACGCAGCCGACATCGCCCGGTGCGCCGCCGCGTGTAGGCGCTGGGGTCGCATCGTGGCCGCGCGCGGGGCTACCGCCATCTGCCGCTCCCTGCCGCCGCCTGACCGGCTTCTCCCCCACCTCGCCCTCGGCTTCTTCCACGGAGGCACGGACGACGGCAACACCCGGCGGAGGCTGCTGGCAGCTTCGTCGCAGCCGAGCCCGTGGTTCGTGCCCATGGCGTCCGCCACCCGCCTCATTGGCTCGCCGTTCCCGGGCCTCCTCCTAGGCGGCAGCCTTTTCCACCACGCGCGTCCGGTGGCGTCCCGCAACGGCCTCGTCGTCCTCGAGCTCTGGAGCGTGGGCGCCCGCCGTGCCGAAGACCTCGCCCTCGCCGTGTGCAACCCGATGACGGGCGACGTGGCCCTTCTCCCGCCCCTCGCGGGCCCCGGCCACGACTACGCATGCGCGCTGCTCACCGCGGACGACCTGCTGGATGAACACGGACCGCCTCGCCCTCGCCGGCCGGGACTGTTGTTCAGCCTTGTCCTGGTCTACAACCGCCGCGGCTTCACAGCTCTGCGGTGCTACACCACCTCCTCGTCCTCGGACGGCGACGGAAGCTGGGGGCCGGAAGCCAGGAAACCAGGCGCCAAGATTAAAGGCCACATCCTACGTCATCTAGGCCAGGCCGTCGTGCTCGCCGGGGTGGCCTACTGGCCCATGTACTTAGGGGCTCTGGGCGTGCGCCTGGACGGCGCTGGCGCGGGGGTGGTGGACGTGTGCATGGTGCCATACAGTTCGCCAAACGCCCTGCCGGGCAACCGGCTGCTCGGCACGACGCCAGACGGGAGGCTGAGCTTCATCAGCGTGGGCGTGTTCTTGGACATGTTTAGCTTCAGAGTTGAAACCTTGGACTTGCGAAGCATCGACGACATGAGCACGGCGGCTGACCGATGGGAGAGGCCCAAATTGATCGACCTACACCAGCTGAAGGTGTCGACGACGACGCATATCAAGTTGCGGTGGCTTTGTGAGAAGAGTGGCACGCTGTTCTTTACCGTCGTCGGGGAAGGTGCAAGCACAAGCGGCGCCTTCGCCTTGAACCTCGCGACGATGTCGTTCGAAAAGCTGGCCGATGGCGCCGAGTGCAACTCTTGGACGAGCTTCTGTGGATATGAAATGGACCACACCGCACTCATTGCGTCCATCACAGCTCGCTTCACTTAG
- the LOC136524107 gene encoding uncharacterized mitochondrial protein AtMg00810-like, producing the protein MAARFRMSILSTLSYYLGIEVRQGKEALMLFQSTYTLKLLEQSGMAECKPCVTPMEERLKLTKACTVAKIDATLYRSIVGYLHYLVHTRPNIAFAVGYVSRFMEDPREDHWAIVKRLLRYIKGTMDHEIVFSKTGGSGLSLLCSAMQTWRGTSMNGGAPLACSSSSGRLQSHDCR; encoded by the coding sequence atggcggctcgttttcgaatgagcatTCTCAgtacgctctcctactaccttggcatcgaggtgagacaggggaaggaggcgctcatgcTCTTTCAGAGCACGTACACCTTGAAGCTGTTAGagcagagcggcatggctgagtgcaagccgtgcgtgactccgatggaagAGCGGCTAAAGCTAACGAAGGCCTGTACTGTGGCGAagatagatgcaacactctaccggagcatcgtcggctaTCTgcactacctagtccacacgaggccaaaCATTGCGTTCGCTGtaggctacgtcagccgcttcatggaggatcctcgagaggatcactgggctatagTGAAGCGGCTACTACGTTACATCAAGGGGACGATGGATCATGAGATCGTCTTTTCCAAGACCGGCGGAAGTGGGCTCAGCTTACTGTGTTCAgcaatgcagacatggcgggggacatcgatgaacggcggagcacctctggcgtgctcgtcttcctcgggtcggctccaatctcatgattgtcgctga